In Candidatus Flexicrinis affinis, the following are encoded in one genomic region:
- a CDS encoding AzlD domain-containing protein: protein MTEFVTILGMAVVTFGLRYGTLALVTRAEMSPAVKRALRYVPVAVLSAITVPAIAAPQGAVIVTPDNAYLYAGIITALISWRTKSLLLTIVLGLVVFFVWGAVF from the coding sequence GACCGAATTCGTCACGATCCTCGGCATGGCGGTGGTGACGTTCGGCCTGCGCTACGGGACGCTCGCGCTGGTCACCCGCGCCGAGATGTCGCCGGCCGTCAAGCGCGCGCTGCGCTATGTCCCGGTCGCGGTGCTCTCTGCAATCACCGTGCCGGCAATCGCCGCGCCGCAGGGCGCCGTGATCGTCACGCCCGATAACGCCTATTTGTACGCGGGGATCATCACCGCGCTGATCTCGTGGCGGACGAAGAGCTTGCTGCTCACGATCGTGTTGGGGTTGGTCGTGTTCTTCGTGTGGGGCGCGGTGTTTTAG
- a CDS encoding ATP-grasp domain-containing protein: MTDSPSASPLTVLVLGVGGNVSQGILKALALSTLPVRVIGACVGPESMGLYTADTAYISPRATDPAFVPWLIDVCNREGVRAVLSGVEPVVAAMSAQRARIEAETGAVCLVSPPDVLAVGDDKLRTCQWLESHGLNTPRYADGSDREAVRRLAAEAGYPLIAKPRGGKSAEGILILRSDSDAEYIATRPNTVVEELLGDTESEYTVGCFVDRNGAVRGSIAMRRHLHQGTTVFAQVGDYPDVRAEAERIAAALKPVASCNVQMRVHHGKPVAFEINVRFSGTTPMRARFGFNEVEAALRHYVLGEDVTLPRVTEGIAVRYWNELYVSSEAYAALARDGRLPDPHAFPTTLEDYGDEGKRVSPHP, from the coding sequence GTGACCGATTCGCCATCTGCTTCGCCACTGACCGTGCTCGTGCTGGGCGTCGGCGGCAACGTCAGCCAGGGAATCCTCAAGGCGCTAGCCCTCTCTACCCTGCCCGTGCGGGTGATTGGCGCGTGCGTCGGCCCGGAGTCGATGGGGCTGTACACGGCCGACACGGCGTACATCTCGCCCCGCGCCACCGATCCGGCGTTCGTCCCGTGGCTCATCGACGTGTGCAATCGCGAAGGCGTACGCGCGGTGCTGTCCGGCGTCGAGCCGGTCGTCGCGGCGATGTCTGCCCAGCGCGCACGCATCGAGGCGGAGACCGGCGCGGTGTGCCTCGTCAGTCCGCCGGACGTGCTGGCGGTCGGTGACGACAAGCTGCGGACGTGCCAATGGCTCGAATCGCACGGGTTGAATACGCCGCGTTATGCCGACGGCAGCGACCGCGAGGCGGTGCGCAGGCTTGCCGCCGAGGCGGGGTATCCGCTGATCGCCAAACCGCGCGGCGGCAAGAGCGCCGAGGGAATTCTGATCCTTCGCAGCGACTCCGACGCCGAATACATCGCCACGCGTCCGAACACCGTGGTCGAAGAACTGCTGGGCGACACCGAGTCGGAGTACACGGTCGGCTGTTTTGTCGACCGGAACGGCGCGGTGCGCGGCAGCATCGCCATGCGCCGCCACCTGCATCAGGGAACGACCGTGTTCGCGCAGGTCGGCGACTATCCGGACGTGCGTGCCGAAGCCGAACGGATCGCTGCGGCGCTCAAGCCGGTGGCGTCATGCAACGTGCAAATGCGCGTGCATCACGGCAAGCCGGTCGCGTTTGAAATCAACGTCCGCTTCTCCGGCACCACGCCGATGCGCGCACGCTTCGGGTTCAACGAGGTCGAGGCGGCGCTGCGCCACTATGTGCTGGGCGAGGACGTCACCCTCCCGCGCGTCACCGAAGGGATCGCCGTGCGCTACTGGAACGAGTTGTATGTCTCCTCGGAGGCGTACGCGGCGCTGGCCCGCGATGGCCGCCTGCCCGATCCGCACGCCTTCCCGACGACCCTCGAGGACTACGGGGATGAAGGGAAGCGTGTAAGCCCTCACCCCTAA
- a CDS encoding O-methyltransferase: MSQELWTAVDEYIQRTLVPPDPALDAALDASAEAGLPEIHVAPNQGMMLHLLARMQHPKRILEVGTLGGYSTIWLAMALAPDGHLITLEYDPKHAQVAQENITRAGLADRVEIRVGRAIDSLAQLAAEGLDSFDLIFIDADKPSNPDYFRWALALSRPGTVIIVDNVVREGRIVDEGSTDGSVRGVREMFDVIAAEPRVDATAVQTVGAKGYDGLLLALVKELS, encoded by the coding sequence ATGTCACAAGAACTGTGGACCGCTGTCGATGAATACATCCAGCGCACGCTGGTCCCGCCCGATCCGGCGCTCGATGCCGCGCTGGACGCCAGCGCCGAGGCCGGGCTGCCCGAGATTCACGTCGCCCCCAATCAAGGCATGATGCTGCATCTGCTGGCGCGGATGCAGCACCCCAAGCGTATCCTCGAAGTCGGCACGCTGGGCGGATACAGCACGATTTGGCTGGCGATGGCGCTTGCCCCGGACGGGCACTTGATCACGCTGGAATACGACCCGAAACACGCACAGGTCGCGCAGGAAAACATCACGCGTGCGGGCTTGGCCGACCGCGTTGAGATCCGCGTGGGGCGTGCGATCGACTCGCTGGCGCAGCTCGCCGCCGAGGGACTGGACAGCTTCGACCTGATCTTCATCGACGCCGACAAGCCGAGCAATCCCGATTATTTCCGCTGGGCGCTGGCGCTCTCGCGCCCCGGCACGGTGATCATCGTGGACAACGTCGTGCGCGAGGGCCGGATCGTCGATGAGGGCAGCACGGACGGCAGCGTGCGCGGCGTGCGCGAGATGTTCGACGTCATCGCTGCCGAGCCGCGCGTGGATGCCACCGCCGTGCAAACGGTCGGCGCGAAGGGATACGACGGCCTGCTGCTCGCGCTGGTGAAAGAGCTGTCGTAG
- a CDS encoding glycosyltransferase family 61 protein, whose protein sequence is MIHTIQRVRRGLQRRWAERPYRRFQRLPEVSIYDLGGDSRVPTAVFAPPEAVDIPHTLTVGPVPEELTRAGGTTRDVPEQIAVVLPDAEIAGQYAVAVWDGRRIRESALLSRKSAVNWAWPAGTAHREPLELDLAAPLCSPGSGDVYFVWMVYGALRILAIRALAEGLGQMPKLLVPSNPARFVAETLDLLGVAPDDVIRWQHARGRVRRLVVTSETRWGPTFAPATCRWFREAMVNAAGAPTADQPRRLYISRGKARRRRIRNEDAVTALLAPLGFEAFTLEDLPVAEQVRLFAGAEAVVAPHGSGLTNLVFGQRIKVIELHTPAKYTNSFLALSHACGHAYAAWMAPAPDLDYDIDLDALRKLLALHELY, encoded by the coding sequence GTGATTCATACCATCCAGCGTGTTCGCAGAGGATTACAGCGCCGGTGGGCGGAACGACCGTACCGCCGCTTTCAGCGTTTGCCGGAGGTCTCGATCTACGACCTCGGCGGCGATTCGCGCGTGCCGACAGCCGTTTTCGCGCCGCCAGAGGCGGTCGATATCCCGCATACGCTGACGGTCGGCCCCGTGCCGGAGGAGTTGACGCGCGCGGGAGGCACGACTCGCGACGTGCCCGAACAGATTGCGGTCGTGCTGCCGGATGCGGAGATCGCCGGACAGTACGCGGTCGCCGTGTGGGACGGGCGGCGCATCCGCGAGTCGGCGCTGCTCAGCCGCAAGAGCGCGGTAAATTGGGCATGGCCCGCCGGCACAGCGCATCGCGAACCGCTCGAACTCGATTTGGCCGCGCCGCTGTGCAGCCCCGGCAGCGGCGACGTGTACTTCGTGTGGATGGTCTACGGCGCCCTGCGCATTCTGGCGATCCGCGCATTGGCCGAAGGGCTCGGCCAGATGCCCAAGCTGCTCGTCCCCAGTAACCCGGCGCGGTTTGTCGCTGAGACGCTCGACCTGCTTGGGGTTGCGCCGGACGATGTTATCAGATGGCAGCACGCGCGCGGGCGCGTCCGCCGCTTGGTCGTCACCAGCGAAACGCGCTGGGGGCCGACCTTCGCGCCAGCCACGTGCCGTTGGTTCCGCGAGGCGATGGTGAACGCTGCGGGTGCTCCCACCGCTGATCAGCCGCGCCGGTTGTACATCTCGCGCGGGAAGGCCCGCCGCCGGCGCATCCGCAATGAAGATGCGGTGACCGCCCTGCTGGCGCCGCTCGGCTTCGAGGCGTTCACGCTGGAAGACCTGCCGGTGGCCGAGCAAGTGCGCCTGTTCGCCGGGGCCGAAGCCGTCGTCGCGCCGCACGGATCGGGCCTGACCAATCTCGTGTTCGGACAGCGAATCAAAGTGATCGAACTCCACACCCCCGCCAAGTACACCAATTCCTTCTTGGCGCTCAGCCACGCGTGCGGCCACGCCTATGCCGCGTGGATGGCGCCTGCCCCGGACCTCGACTACGATATCGACCTCGACGCGCTGCGGAAGCTGCTCGCGCTGCACGAGCTGTATTGA
- a CDS encoding saccharopine dehydrogenase NADP-binding domain-containing protein — protein MRVAFGGRVLILGCGSVSQCLQPLLLRHLDMDFSKLTILDMNPPNGRADEMLAAGATYVQHAIDPDNMAETLGGLVGAGDLLIDLAWNIEVTEIIDWCHRNGVLYINTATELWDPYDTSVPPNERTLYVRHMMLRDLKATWAETGPTAIVEHGANPGLVSHWTKVALTDIGKAMLAQGVSPHKHADIDRFLSERAWNRLAMTLGVKVIHISERDTQITSVPKRTNEFVNTWSVAGFHEEGIAPAEMGWGTHERYMPENAWVYDYGPGNQICLSQMGINTLVRSWVPASGEIIGMVVRHGEAFTISDHLTVRAENGRPLYRPTVHYAYHPCDSAIVSLWELKMRNYEMQPEQRILQDDITDGMDELGVLLLGHDLNGWWVGSQLDIHETRRLVPGQNATTLQVAASILGAVSYMIKHPNLGLCVADDLPHEDILAVANPYLGPCPSVQTDWTPLTNHTDIFSPWNGWRAHPDDVWQFSTFLVR, from the coding sequence ATGCGAGTAGCGTTTGGCGGCCGAGTCCTGATTTTGGGCTGCGGCTCAGTCTCCCAATGTTTACAGCCCCTTCTTCTGCGTCATCTCGACATGGATTTTTCGAAACTCACCATCTTGGACATGAACCCGCCCAACGGCAGGGCGGACGAAATGCTCGCCGCCGGCGCCACCTACGTGCAGCATGCCATCGACCCGGACAACATGGCCGAGACGCTCGGCGGGCTGGTCGGCGCAGGCGACTTGCTGATCGATCTGGCGTGGAACATCGAGGTCACCGAGATTATCGACTGGTGCCACCGCAACGGGGTGTTGTACATCAATACGGCGACCGAGCTGTGGGATCCGTACGACACCTCCGTCCCGCCCAACGAGCGCACGCTGTACGTCCGCCACATGATGCTGCGCGACCTCAAGGCGACGTGGGCCGAGACTGGTCCGACCGCCATCGTGGAGCACGGCGCCAACCCCGGCCTCGTCAGCCACTGGACGAAGGTCGCGCTGACCGACATCGGTAAGGCGATGCTGGCGCAAGGCGTCAGCCCGCACAAACACGCCGACATCGATCGCTTCTTAAGTGAGCGCGCGTGGAACCGCCTTGCCATGACTCTCGGCGTCAAGGTCATTCACATCAGTGAACGCGACACGCAGATCACCAGCGTGCCCAAGCGCACCAACGAGTTCGTCAACACATGGTCGGTGGCCGGCTTCCACGAGGAAGGCATCGCGCCGGCGGAGATGGGCTGGGGCACGCACGAACGCTACATGCCCGAAAACGCGTGGGTCTACGACTATGGCCCCGGTAATCAGATTTGCCTGAGCCAAATGGGCATCAACACGCTGGTGCGCTCGTGGGTGCCGGCCTCGGGCGAGATCATCGGCATGGTGGTGCGCCACGGCGAGGCGTTCACCATCAGCGACCACCTGACCGTGCGCGCCGAGAACGGACGCCCGCTGTACCGCCCGACCGTGCACTACGCCTACCACCCGTGCGACTCGGCCATCGTGAGCCTGTGGGAGCTCAAGATGCGCAACTACGAAATGCAGCCCGAACAGCGCATCCTGCAGGACGATATCACCGACGGCATGGACGAGCTGGGCGTGCTGCTGCTCGGCCACGACCTGAACGGGTGGTGGGTCGGCAGCCAACTCGACATCCACGAAACGCGACGCCTCGTGCCCGGCCAGAACGCGACCACGCTGCAGGTCGCCGCGTCGATCCTCGGCGCCGTTTCGTACATGATCAAACATCCGAACCTAGGCCTGTGCGTCGCCGACGACCTGCCGCATGAGGACATCCTCGCCGTCGCCAATCCGTACCTCGGACCATGTCCGTCGGTGCAGACCGACTGGACGCCGCTGACGAATCACACCGACATCTTCAGCCCGTGGAACGGATGGCGCGCACATCCGGACGACGTTTGGCAGTTCAGCACGTTTCTGGTGCGGTAA
- a CDS encoding enoyl-ACP reductase, which produces MGLLDGKIALVFGVANKDSIGWGIAKRLHQEGATILLSYAAEALEKRVRPLAAEVDCDFIELCDVGSDEQLDAVFDKVKERYGRLDVLVHSVAFAPREDLGGRFLDVSREGLKVAVDISAYSLIAMCKRAEPLMPPGSTVMSMTYHAAERVMPKYNAMAVAKAALEIITKYLAADLGPKGIRVNAISAGPIKTLAAMGVPGIRTMLRFNEKTSPLRGNVSQDDVGKTAVYLASDWSTGVTGEIIYVDCGYNILGLTATEEDIAQF; this is translated from the coding sequence ATGGGACTGCTTGACGGCAAGATCGCGCTGGTTTTTGGCGTAGCGAACAAGGACAGTATCGGTTGGGGGATCGCCAAGCGGCTGCATCAGGAAGGCGCGACGATCCTGCTCAGCTATGCGGCCGAGGCGCTGGAGAAGCGTGTGCGCCCGCTGGCGGCGGAGGTCGACTGCGACTTCATCGAGTTGTGCGACGTCGGCAGTGACGAACAGCTCGACGCCGTGTTCGACAAGGTCAAGGAACGCTATGGCCGGCTCGACGTGCTGGTGCATTCGGTCGCCTTCGCCCCGCGTGAAGACCTCGGCGGGCGTTTTCTGGATGTCAGCCGCGAAGGGCTTAAGGTGGCCGTCGACATCAGCGCCTACAGCCTGATCGCGATGTGCAAGCGCGCCGAGCCGCTCATGCCGCCGGGCAGCACCGTGATGAGCATGACGTACCACGCCGCCGAGCGCGTCATGCCCAAGTACAACGCGATGGCCGTCGCCAAGGCCGCGCTTGAGATCATTACCAAGTACCTCGCCGCCGACCTCGGCCCGAAGGGCATTCGCGTCAATGCCATCAGCGCCGGGCCGATCAAGACGCTGGCGGCCATGGGCGTACCGGGAATCCGCACCATGCTGCGCTTCAACGAAAAGACATCCCCCCTGCGCGGCAACGTCTCGCAAGACGACGTCGGCAAGACCGCCGTGTACCTCGCGTCCGACTGGTCGACCGGTGTCACCGGCGAGATCATCTACGTCGACTGCGGGTACAACATCCTCGGCTTGACCGCGACCGAGGAAGACATCGCGCAGTTCTAA